TGTTCTGATTCGGGACCATCGGCCTACTCCAACTCGTCGATCAGCTTATCGAGCGCTTGTGGCGAGAGGTTCTCGTGATAGGTCTTGTCGACCAACACCGCAGGCGCATGCCTGCACGCGCCGAGACACTCCACCTCTTTGAAGGTAAAGCGACCGTCGGCCGTGGTCTCGCCCAGACGCACGTCGTACTTGTGCTCGACATGCTCGATCAGCTCTTCGGAGCCCAGCAGCAGGCAGGACACACTGTTGCAGACACAGACCTTGTGTCGACCCTGCGGCTCCAGGTCGTACATGCCGTAGAAGGTCGCAACCTCGTAGACGGACACCTCCGGCATATCCAGATAGGCAGCGACGTCGTTCATCAGCTCGGGGGTCAGCCAGCCGCCGTTGGCATCCTGAACGATGGTCAGCGCAGGCATCACCGCGGACTGTTTCCATTCGACCGGATACTTGGCGATCCAGGCATCGATACCCTCGCGAATCTCCGCGGTGAAGAGGGTCGATTTATCGCGATCGTGAATGACCGCAAGCGGCGCGTTGCGAAAGCTCATCAGCGATCGATCTCCCCGAACACGATATCCAGCGTCCCGATAATCGCCACCACGTCGGCGAGCATGTGGCCTTGCGACATCTCGTCAAGCGCGGCGAGATGCGGAAAGCCCGGTGGGCGGACCTTCAGACGATAGGGCTTATTGGCGCCGTCCGACACGATATAGCAGCCGAACTCGCCCTTCGGCGCCTCGATCGCGGCATAGACCTCGCCGGGCGGCGGGCAATAACCCTCGGTAAAGAGTTTGAAATGGTGGATCAAGGCTTCCATGTCGTCCTTCATGTCGGCACGCGACGGCG
The sequence above is drawn from the Thiocapsa rosea genome and encodes:
- the nuoE gene encoding NADH-quinone oxidoreductase subunit NuoE, which gives rise to MSFRNAPLAVIHDRDKSTLFTAEIREGIDAWIAKYPVEWKQSAVMPALTIVQDANGGWLTPELMNDVAAYLDMPEVSVYEVATFYGMYDLEPQGRHKVCVCNSVSCLLLGSEELIEHVEHKYDVRLGETTADGRFTFKEVECLGACRHAPAVLVDKTYHENLSPQALDKLIDELE